The DNA region CCGCTGAGGTGGGCGGACCAGTACGCGCCGACCAGGATCACGCCGGAGAGCAGCTGCACCGGCCAGGTCAGCCGGGACCGGCGCCAGCCGAGGGCGAGCGCGGTGAGACCGAGCAGGTTGCCGATGATGTCCGACCGGTAGACGTCCTGGCCGAACAGGTGGACGGTGCCGTTGAGCCAGTTCACTTGTTCTCTCCGGGGTTCGTCTCGGGGAGGGCGGAGGGGTCGGGCAGCCCGGGCAGAGCGGGCAGTGCGGGGAGGGTGCGGGACTCCAGCAGCCGCTCCACGTACTTGGCGAGGACGTCGACCTCCAGGTTGACGCTCTCGCCGACGGCCTTGGTGCCGAGGGTGGTCAGCGCGAGGGTGGCCGGGATGAGGCTGACGGTGAAGCTGTCCCGGGCCGCCTCGACCACGGTGAGGCTGACGCCGTCGACCGTGATCGAGCCCTTCTCCACCAGGTAGCGGGAGACCGACTCGGGCAGCGAGAAGCGCAGGACCTCCCAGCGCAGCTCCCCGGCCGCGTCGCGCTCGCCCGGCTCACGGCTCAACAGCCGCCCGGTGGCGTCGACATGGCCCTGCACCAGGTGTCCGCCGAGCCGGGCGCCGAGGGCCATGGCGCGCTCCAGGTTGATCCGCGAACCGGGCTTCAACTCGCCCAGGCTGGACCGGTGGAGCGTCTCGGCCATCACATCGGCGCTGAACTCGCCGCTACCGGCAGCCAGTTGGTCGGCACTGTCGACGACGGTCAGGCAGACGCCGTTCACCGCGATGGAGTCGCCGTGGCGCGCGTCCTGACAGACCACCGGACCACGCAGGCGGATTCGCGAGGAGTCGCCGATCTCCTCGATCGACACGACCTCGCCGAGCTCTTCGATGATGCCGGTGAACACCCGGGTTCTCCTCGCGCTTGGGGCGCGGACTCCGGGGCTGTGGCATGGGAGGGGACTACGGACGGGGGCACGGGCGCACGGGTCGCGGACCGACGGCACCACCCGTCGCCGGGTCGCCGCCAACCAGCGGACGGCAGAGGAGACCTCTCCCATCGCACGCACCTCCCGAGGCCCACCGGGGGACCACGGGTACCGCTCTCTCGTCCGTCGCGCACGCCTCCCATCCGGACTTTAACCGTCGGTCCAGGAATTTCACCTGGTCAACCGGCCGCTGGCTGCGGACGGGTCGCGGACTGTAACCGCCGGTTCGGATTTTCACCGACCCCGGAGTGCGCTGAACGTCACTGCTACTACGCCGTCATTGTGCCATGATCCGCGCGGCGCCAGGGAGAGGGAGCGGCTGTGGCCTGTTTCACGCGACGGGCGGGAATGCCGGCGGCCGAAGCACACGGCGGATGCGGCACGCGCCGGGCTCCCGGTGGCGGTCCGGGGTGCGCCGGGCGCACGCTGGTGGTAGGCGGACGGCGGCGGCCGCCCGCGGAGTCCAGGAGGTGCGAGCGCGATGGCCAAGTTCATGGACGTCCACCACGGGATGGCCGGCATCACGCAGGAGGAGCTGCGGATGGCGCACCAGGCCGATCTGGCGATCCAGGCTGAGGAGGGCGTGCGGTTCCAACAGGCGTGGGCCGACCCGGAGTCCGGCATCGTCTACTGCCTCTCCGAGGGGCCGTCGAAGGAGGCCGTGCAGCGGGTCCACGAGCGTTCCGGACACCCTGCGGACGAGGTGCACCCGGTGCCGCTGGTCGTCTGAGCCGGCAGCCGGTGCCCTGAGGCCGCCCGGCCGGTACTCAAAGCGCGGGGCCCGTGCTCAGAGCGCGGGGACCTGGACGAAGTGGGTGACCTCGGGCGGGCGGGTCCTCTGCGGGCTCCTCCGAGCGGTCGCCGGAGGGCCCTCGGCTAGATTTCCGGTATGACCACCACACCGGAGACTGTCGAACCGTCAACCACCGGGCCGAACCGCGCGGCCGGCCTGTTCGAGGCGCTCAGCGCGGACGCCGTACGCGACGCGGCGGGTCTGCGGGAGGTCTACGAGCAGCCCGGCGACCACGCCCGGCGCAAGCAGGTGGACCACATCCACGAGGTGGCCCGCCGGCTGATCGCCTGCTCGTCACTGGTCTTCGTGGCCAGCGCGGACGCCGCGGGACGGTGCGACGTCTCCCCGCGCGGCGGGCCGGCCGGGCTGGTGTCGGTACTGGACGAGCACACCCTGGCCATCCCGGACGCGACGGGCAACAAGCGGCTCGACACCCTCCACAACGTCATCGAGACCGGACAGGTCGGTCTGATCTTCGTGGTGCCGGGGCGGGACACCACGCTCCGGGTCAACGGCCGGGCCTGCGTCTCCACCGACCCCCGGCTGCTGGAGCAGCTGACGGCGGTCGGGAAGCCGCCGCGCAGCGCGATCGTGGTGGCGGTCGAGGAGGTCTACGCGCACTGCCCGAAGGCGCTGCTGCGCTCCTCGGCCTGGAAGCCGGAGAACTGGCTCGCCGCGGACGCCCAGCCGACCTCGGCCGAGGTCACCCTCTCCCACCTGGGGGACCCGGCGCTCACCATCGAGGCCATCGAGCAGACCGAGCGGGAGGCACTGCTCTACCGCTACGAGTAGCGGGCGGAACGGCACGCGGGCGGGGCGGGGTCGGCGCGCGGGCGGGGCGGGGTCGGCGCGCGGGCGGGGCGGGGTCGGCGCGCGGTCGGCGGGACCGGCCGCAACGCGGGAGGCCGGACCGGACGTGCTTTCCCCGTCCGGTCCGGCCTCCCGCGTGTGCGCCTCGGGCCGGCGTCAGGCCGCGGCCTTGGCCACGTCCACCACGGGCGCGCCCGCGGCCGCCCGCTGGACCGCCTCGACGCCCTTGTGGGCCGCGTCCTTGCTCGCGTAGCCCTGGCCGGTGGCGACTATCTCGCCGTTGCCCGCCTTGAGCCGGAACCGGAACTTGCCTCCGGCGTCCTCGTACACCTCGAACTTGCCCGCCATCCGGGCCACCTCCTCGTCGACGGGGCGCGCCGCGCGCCCCTCCTGCACGGTGCGCCCGGAGCCGGGCGGGCCGCACCCGGTCGGGGTCCGGACGGGTGACGCCGCCGCACCGGCGCGCCGGGAAGGCGGGGGGCCGTTTGAATGGACGGATGGACTGCGTCTTCTGTGCGGTGGTGGCGGGCACCGAGCCCGCGCACCGGGTGCTGGACGACGGGGCGGCCGTCGCCTTCCTCGACCGCCGGCCGCTCTTCCCCGGCCACGTGCTGGTCGTGCCGCGGGCCCACCACCGCACCCTCGCGGACCTGCCGGAGGCGGAGGTGGGTCCGTTCTTCCTGCGGGTGCAGCGGGTGGCGGCGGCGGTCGAGCACGGGATGGGGGCGGCGGGCAGCTTCGTCGCGGCCAACAACCGGATCAGCCAGTCGGTGCCGCACCTCCACGTCCACGTGGTGCCGCGCAACCCGAAGGACGGGCTGCGCGGCTTCTTCTGGCCGCGGGGGAAGTACCCCGACGAGGCGGGAGCGGCGGAGGTCGCCGCACGGCTGCGGGCCGCGCTCACCCCGCCGGGGGACGCCGGCCACCGGGCGGAGGGCCAGGCGGAGGGCCAGGCGGACAGCCGGGCCGGTATCCGGTCGGGTGACCGGTCGCGTGACCGGCCCTACTAGCCGACCCGGACGTTGTCGAGCACCCAGTACCAGTTGTTGCCGCCGGTGTAGCGGAACCGCAGCCGCAGCCGGCTCGCGCCCGCCGGGACGGCCAGGCCGAAGGTCTGCACGCCGTTGGTGTCGGCGGTGTAGCTCTTCACCTGCACCGGCGTGCCGCCGTCCCAGACGGCGAGCACCTGCGCGGTCTGGGCGCCCTCCGGCCGGTAGTAGGTGGTGAAGGAGACCGGCACGGTGGCCAGCCCGGCGACCGGGTACTCGGGGGTGACCAGGGTGGAGTCGTAGCCGCCCTTGAAGGTCTTGTCGGCCCACTCGTCGGAGTCCGCGACGGCGAACACGTTGCGGGAGCGGACGTTCAGCTCACGGGACTGGTCGCGCTGGGCCTTGGTCCAGAACTCGTCGGTGGTGAACGACCAGCCGCGCCACTCGGTGACGCCGCCGGTGCCCATCGCGGAGTTGTCGACCGACCAGCCGCTCGGCGGGGTGTGGGTGAAGCCGAGGACCCCGGCCGCGATGCCGGTCTCGTCGACCCGGCCGGTCAGCTGCGGGCGCAGCGCGTCGAAGGCGTCCGGGACGAGGCTCGGGATCGGGCTGCCGTCGAGGCCCCAGGCCGGGTCGAGGGCGATGCCGAGGTGGGCGAGGGCGGTGGGCGCGATGTCCACCATGCGCACGTCGTACCGGACCGAACCGGCCGGGAACGCCGAGCCGTTGGCGATGACGAAGGTCTGCCGCTCCTCCCAGGTCGAGCCGCCGTGGCCGCCGGTGGGGGTGTGCCCGTGGTCGGCGGTGACCATGATCAGCCAGTCCTCCTGGGCGTAGGAGGCGCGGCCGCGGACGGCGGCGAGGATCTGGCCGACCTGGGCGTCCACGCCGCGGATCGCGTCCAGGTAGGCCGCGCTGGCGGAGCCGCTGCTGTGGCCGGCGTGGTCGACGTTGTCGAGCTGGACGAAGACCGCGTCCGGGTCGGTGTCGCGGAGCCGGGCGACGGCGCGCGAGGTGGTGCCGGCGTCGTACTCGGCGGACGGGGTGGCCACCCGGGTGTCGACCCGGCCCGAGTAGATGGTGGCGGCGATCGGCGCCCAGGAGGCGACGACGTAGGTGTTCAGCGCGGGCCTGGCGGTCTCGGCGCGGGTGAGGAAGTCGGGGTAGGCGGCGAAGGCGGGGGCGGTGAAGTCGTTGTCGCGGACGTTGTGCTTGTCCGGCCAGACGCCGGTGGCGACGGTGGACCAGCCCGGGCCGGAGGAGGTGCCCGCCATGGGGCTGGTGTAGAGGCTGCCGGCGGCGGTGAGGCCGCCGGCCATCAGGGCGGCGAGGCTGGTGGTGCCGGCGTCCTTGATCCGGTTGAGCATGGTGCCGTCGAGGCCGATGACCAGCACCTTGGGGGTGCGGGCGGCCGCAGCGGCCGGTGCCGCCGCGGCGCCCGTGGTCGCGGCGCGGGCGGCGGTGGCGGTCAGCGGGCCGGCGGCGAGCACGGCGGCGGCCGCGCCGAGGAGCAGACCGCGGCGGGAGGGGCCGGGGGTGGGCTCGGGGGTGGTGGCGGGGGTCTGGGACTGCGGGGTCACGTCGTCCTCCTGAGGCTGCGTCATGGCGAGGAAGGGAGCGGTGACCACGGTCGGACCGACGGGTGGACGGCGGTGGCCCGGCTCCCGACCCGGGCGTGAACAGCGCTCGAATTCGGTCCAGACCCGTTATGATCCCGTGATCATGGGGAGAGTGCGGGTGGCGGTCGAGCGGGACCACGGGACGGCAGGGCAGGCGGCGGGAACGGCGGGACGGCGGGCAGACGGTGGGGACGGCGGGCGTCAGCCGGATTCGAGGCGGGTGGTGAAGCTGAACCGGTCGCCCCGGTAGAGCGAGCGCACCCGCTCCACGGGGACGCCCGACGGATCCCGGGTCAGCCGGTGCAGCAGCAGCATCGGCAGGGCCGGCGGGGTGCCGATCAGCAGCGCCTCGCGCGGGGTGGCCAGCACCGTCTCGATCCGCTCGTCGGCGGCGCCGAAGGTGATGCCCGCCTTCTCCGCCAGGAACGCGTACAGCGAGGAGCCGGGGTCGAAGTCCCGGTCCAGCGCCGGGACCCGCCCGACCGCCAGGTAGGTGCTCTCCAGCCCGACCCGCTCGCCGTCCGCGAGCAGCACCCGCTCCAGGTGCCAGACCGGCTCACCCGGCCCGATCCGCAGCTGCCCCGCCAACTGCGGGTCGGCGCCGAGCCGCTCCAGCCCGATCAGGGTGCGGCCGGGGACGCGGCCCTGACGGCGCACCCCCTCGGTGTAGCTGGCGAGCGAGAGCGGCTGCTCCAGCTTGGGGCCGGCCACCACGGTGCTGCGCCCGCGCCGGCGGACCCGGCCCTGGATCAGCAGGTCGCGCAGGGCCTGGCGGAGCGTCTCGCGGGCCACCTCGAAGCGGGCCGCCAGCTCGCGCTCGGTCGGCAGCACGCCGCCTTCGCCGAGCTCGTCGAGCAGTTCCTCCAGCCGGCCCTTGACGGCGTAGTACTTGGGCACCCGGCCGTGCTCCGGGATGCCCGACCTGATCGGTGCGCCGGGGCCGGACCGGGCGGCGGGGTCAGGGGTCTCGTCCACCCGCCCATCCTCCCAGACCGCGGGGCGCGGACCGTGCACGGACCGTGGACCGCCGGGGCGCGGACCGTGCACGGACGGGGCCGGGGCGCGGCGGGCGGCGCACCCGCCGCACCCCGGAGCGGGGCGCCGCGCGGGCCGCCCGCGCCGGCCCGGCCGACCGCCCGTGACGGGTGCGGCGGACGGGGCCGGAGCTGCCGGAATCAACACGCAATCCCCCTGAGGCACTTGACAGGTTTAGACCAATCCGCTTGAGTCTGGGCCAGCCCCGCACCCGGCTCACACCCCGGTCGGCCCGTCCCCCACGACGAGCCCCCACACCGCGGGGCCCACTCCCTGCCCCGACCTTCCCGCCTCCACGACCGTGCGGCCCCCACCGCACAAGGGGTGATCAAGTGTCAACGAAACGCCTGCTCGCACTGCTGTCCGCCGTCGTCACGGCGCTGGCGGTCGTCCTGCTGCTGCCCGCCGCCAACGCCAGCGCCGCCGTCTGCGCCGCGCCCTGGAGCTCGTCGGCCGTCTACACCGGCGGAACCAGCGCCTCGTACAACGGCCACAACTGGTCCGCGAAGTGGTGGACCCAGGGTGAGGCCCCGAGCACCGCCGGCTCCGGCGTCTGGGCCGACCAGGGCACCTGCGGCACCGGCCCGACCCAGACCCCCACGCCGACGCCGACGCCCACCTCCGGGAACTGCACCTACCCGGACTGGGTCGCCGGCCGCACCTACACCACCGGCACGATCGTCCGGTACGTCAACGGCAGCCACTACCGGGCCACCCACGACAACCCGGGCTACGACCCGGTGATCAGCACCTGGTACTGGGAGCCGTACAGCTGCGGCCCCGACCCGACCCCGACGCCCACCACCACCGTGACCCCCAACCCGGGCGGATTCCCGGTCAGCCAGGCGCAGTTCAACCAGATGTTCCCGAACCGGAACACCTTCTACACCTACCAGGGCCTGCTCGACGCCCTGAGCGCCTACCCCGCCTTCGCGGGCACCGGCACGGACACCGTGCGCAAGCAGGAGGCCGCGGCCTTCCTCGCCAACGTCAACCACGAGACCGGCGGCCTGGTCTACGTGGTCGAGCAGAACACCGCCAACTACCCGCACTACTGCGACGCTTCGCAGTCGTACGGCTGCCCGGCCGGCCAGGCCGCGTACTACGGCCGCGGCCCGATCCAGCTGAGCTGGAACTTCAACTACAAGGCGGCCGGCGACGCCCTCGGCATCGACCTGCTGCGCAACCCCAACCTGGTGCAGACCGACCCGGCCGTCGCCTGGAAGACCGCGCTCTGGTACTGGAACACCCAGACCGGCCCCGGCACCATGACCCCGCACAACGCCATCGTCAACGGGTACGGCTTCGGCGAGACCATCCGCAGCATCAACGGCAGCCTGGAGTGCAACGGCGGGAACCCCGCGCAGGTGCAGAGCCGGATCAACGCCTACCAGAGCTTCACCCAGCTGCTCGGCACCGTGCCGGGCTCCAACCTGAGCTGCTGACGCCTGCCGCCCGGCGGCCTCCCGGCCCCTGACGGCCCCGGTCCGCGCCTGCCCTCCGCCCCCACCGCCGCCCGCACGCACGCGGGCGGCGGTGGGGGCGTACCTCCGGCGGACGAACGTCGCGGGCCCGAAATCGTCGCCACGGTGGACGTCATGACGGACCGGGGCCTCCTAGGCTCGGCACCATGAACGACCTTGGCAGCCTCGTCCAGCAGACCGCCGACCGCCTCGCCGGCCAGCACGTCGGCGCGGTGGTCGCCGGCCTGGCCGGCGGCACGGTGGAGATCCGCGGCGCAGGCCGCACCGGCCCCGGCGGCACCGGCGGCACACCCGGCCCGGACACCCTGTTCGAAATCGGCTCGGTGACCAAGGTGTTCACCTCGCTCGCGCTCGCCCGGCTGGCGCTCGCCGGCACCGTCGCACTCGACGAGCCGCTCGCCGACGTCCTCGCCGACGCGCTCCCCGCGGGCGTCTCCGTCCCCTCCAGGGGCGGCACCCCGCTCACCCTCCAGCACCTCGCCACCCACTCCGCGGGCCTCCCCCGGCTCCCCGCCGGAATGCTGCTGCCGGCCCTGATATCCCCCAACAAGCCCGACCCGTACGCCCACTGCAGTGCCGGGTTCCTGCTCGCCGGGCTGGCCCGGACCAGGCTGCGCGCCACCCCCGGACGCAGCTTCCGCTACTCCAACCTCGGCGCCGGACTGCTCGGCCTCGCCCTCGCCCACCGGTCCGGCCTCGGCTACCAGGAGCTGGTGGCGCGGGAGGTCTGCGCCCCGCTCGGCCTGACCGACACACTGGTCGCGCCGGACGCCGAACGGTCCGCCCGGCTCGCCCCCGGGCACACCGGCGGCGGCCGTCCCGTCCCCGGCTGGAACCTCGCCGACCTCGTCGGCGCGGGCGGCCTCCACTCGACCGCCGCCGACCTCGCGGTGTTCGTGCGGGCCCAGCTGGCGTCCGGGGCGGACGACGACGGCTCGCCGCTGGCGCCCGCGATCGCGCTCACCCGGGAGGTCCGGCACCGGGTCAACCCGGTCGCCTGGATGCACCTCGGCTGGCTCGGCCACCGGCTGCACCCCCGCCAGGGCGGCCACCTCCAGATCTGGCACAACGGCGGGACGGGCGGCTACCGGTCGTTCGTCGCGTTCGACCCGGAGAAGCAGGTGGGCGTGATCGCCCTGGTCAACACCCGCCGCTCCGTCGACCCGGCGGGCGTCGCCCTGCTGCGCACGCTGCAGAAGTCCCACGCGTCGGGCGGGGCGGCGTAGCGCCGGCGCGGGGCGGCATAGCGCGGACGCGGCGAGGCATAGCGCGGACGCGGCGAGGCGAAAGGCGCAGCGGACCGGGCGCCCGGTGGGGGCGCAGCGGGCCGGACGCCGGTGGGTAGGGATTCCAAACGTGCCGACTCTTCGGTAGGTTTGGATTTCCAACCCAGCCACCGCGCCCGGGCGGCCGCCCACCCGTGCCCCCGGAGGAAGGCGGACACCATGCGTGACGCCGTCATCGTCGAAGCCGTCCGCACCCCCGTCGGCAAGGGCAAGCCCGGCGGCGCCCTCTCCGGCGTCCACCCCGTGGACCTGCTCTCCCAGACCCTCCGGGCCCTGGTCGACCGCAGCGGCATCGACCCGGCCCTGGTCGACGACGTGATCGGCGGCTG from Kitasatospora sp. NBC_00458 includes:
- a CDS encoding glycoside hydrolase family 19 protein — translated: MSTKRLLALLSAVVTALAVVLLLPAANASAAVCAAPWSSSAVYTGGTSASYNGHNWSAKWWTQGEAPSTAGSGVWADQGTCGTGPTQTPTPTPTPTSGNCTYPDWVAGRTYTTGTIVRYVNGSHYRATHDNPGYDPVISTWYWEPYSCGPDPTPTPTTTVTPNPGGFPVSQAQFNQMFPNRNTFYTYQGLLDALSAYPAFAGTGTDTVRKQEAAAFLANVNHETGGLVYVVEQNTANYPHYCDASQSYGCPAGQAAYYGRGPIQLSWNFNYKAAGDALGIDLLRNPNLVQTDPAVAWKTALWYWNTQTGPGTMTPHNAIVNGYGFGETIRSINGSLECNGGNPAQVQSRINAYQSFTQLLGTVPGSNLSC
- a CDS encoding serine hydrolase domain-containing protein, yielding MNDLGSLVQQTADRLAGQHVGAVVAGLAGGTVEIRGAGRTGPGGTGGTPGPDTLFEIGSVTKVFTSLALARLALAGTVALDEPLADVLADALPAGVSVPSRGGTPLTLQHLATHSAGLPRLPAGMLLPALISPNKPDPYAHCSAGFLLAGLARTRLRATPGRSFRYSNLGAGLLGLALAHRSGLGYQELVAREVCAPLGLTDTLVAPDAERSARLAPGHTGGGRPVPGWNLADLVGAGGLHSTAADLAVFVRAQLASGADDDGSPLAPAIALTREVRHRVNPVAWMHLGWLGHRLHPRQGGHLQIWHNGGTGGYRSFVAFDPEKQVGVIALVNTRRSVDPAGVALLRTLQKSHASGGAA
- a CDS encoding YegP family protein, with the translated sequence MAGKFEVYEDAGGKFRFRLKAGNGEIVATGQGYASKDAAHKGVEAVQRAAAGAPVVDVAKAAA
- a CDS encoding alkaline phosphatase family protein, whose translation is MTQPQEDDVTPQSQTPATTPEPTPGPSRRGLLLGAAAAVLAAGPLTATAARAATTGAAAAPAAAAARTPKVLVIGLDGTMLNRIKDAGTTSLAALMAGGLTAAGSLYTSPMAGTSSGPGWSTVATGVWPDKHNVRDNDFTAPAFAAYPDFLTRAETARPALNTYVVASWAPIAATIYSGRVDTRVATPSAEYDAGTTSRAVARLRDTDPDAVFVQLDNVDHAGHSSGSASAAYLDAIRGVDAQVGQILAAVRGRASYAQEDWLIMVTADHGHTPTGGHGGSTWEERQTFVIANGSAFPAGSVRYDVRMVDIAPTALAHLGIALDPAWGLDGSPIPSLVPDAFDALRPQLTGRVDETGIAAGVLGFTHTPPSGWSVDNSAMGTGGVTEWRGWSFTTDEFWTKAQRDQSRELNVRSRNVFAVADSDEWADKTFKGGYDSTLVTPEYPVAGLATVPVSFTTYYRPEGAQTAQVLAVWDGGTPVQVKSYTADTNGVQTFGLAVPAGASRLRLRFRYTGGNNWYWVLDNVRVG
- a CDS encoding HIT family protein; amino-acid sequence: MDCVFCAVVAGTEPAHRVLDDGAAVAFLDRRPLFPGHVLVVPRAHHRTLADLPEAEVGPFFLRVQRVAAAVEHGMGAAGSFVAANNRISQSVPHLHVHVVPRNPKDGLRGFFWPRGKYPDEAGAAEVAARLRAALTPPGDAGHRAEGQAEGQADSRAGIRSGDRSRDRPY
- a CDS encoding SCO4226 family nickel-binding protein, whose product is MAKFMDVHHGMAGITQEELRMAHQADLAIQAEEGVRFQQAWADPESGIVYCLSEGPSKEAVQRVHERSGHPADEVHPVPLVV
- a CDS encoding GntR family transcriptional regulator; the encoded protein is MDETPDPAARSGPGAPIRSGIPEHGRVPKYYAVKGRLEELLDELGEGGVLPTERELAARFEVARETLRQALRDLLIQGRVRRRGRSTVVAGPKLEQPLSLASYTEGVRRQGRVPGRTLIGLERLGADPQLAGQLRIGPGEPVWHLERVLLADGERVGLESTYLAVGRVPALDRDFDPGSSLYAFLAEKAGITFGAADERIETVLATPREALLIGTPPALPMLLLHRLTRDPSGVPVERVRSLYRGDRFSFTTRLESG
- a CDS encoding riboflavin synthase; the protein is MFTGIIEELGEVVSIEEIGDSSRIRLRGPVVCQDARHGDSIAVNGVCLTVVDSADQLAAGSGEFSADVMAETLHRSSLGELKPGSRINLERAMALGARLGGHLVQGHVDATGRLLSREPGERDAAGELRWEVLRFSLPESVSRYLVEKGSITVDGVSLTVVEAARDSFTVSLIPATLALTTLGTKAVGESVNLEVDVLAKYVERLLESRTLPALPALPGLPDPSALPETNPGENK
- a CDS encoding MSMEG_1061 family FMN-dependent PPOX-type flavoprotein, with protein sequence MTTTPETVEPSTTGPNRAAGLFEALSADAVRDAAGLREVYEQPGDHARRKQVDHIHEVARRLIACSSLVFVASADAAGRCDVSPRGGPAGLVSVLDEHTLAIPDATGNKRLDTLHNVIETGQVGLIFVVPGRDTTLRVNGRACVSTDPRLLEQLTAVGKPPRSAIVVAVEEVYAHCPKALLRSSAWKPENWLAADAQPTSAEVTLSHLGDPALTIEAIEQTEREALLYRYE